Proteins from one Abyssisolibacter fermentans genomic window:
- a CDS encoding transcriptional regulator: MYKFGDYLETLLIIKQIDKKLFSTMIGINRSQLYRFLRNEQVPTLELLEIISSKLNLRVSEYNKMLESYECSLYGTHIIESRKIIHNILSYYVHNKDYSYDITLRPDNNMFFSELQKSTILPLSSKNEVILAICKLLEMVKNTKTKTTIKIILQPEMTEIMNLLSSLLKDLKQSSKDITIEHIIRFRSTFLDSNKCYNLKILETLLPLASYQNIYKTYYTMAPGYSDGHHEFLPALVCMNNEMAITISSDCQKGIFYSNGLSEVIDVLIDEYDKVKTDCLPLFINTKDEITFSSYLLEFEQNISADSYILQPENCFLSFPTEIIKNKCSEINAPKQFADLLIDRKKIFESRLKNNTVVEIIPLKALDSFVKKRKYLLLGEIVLNIEEISSILENLLYYIEKKNNYFLYLMKDNNEFTSIKSSFYILGEELLYIIPSYANYETSDNTIIRESEIIRSFKDFLRSYFKKNNSIICQKEVADIIRKKINDLK, translated from the coding sequence ATGTACAAGTTTGGCGATTATTTAGAAACATTACTCATTATTAAACAAATAGATAAAAAACTATTTTCAACTATGATCGGTATAAACCGTTCACAGCTATATCGTTTTTTGCGAAATGAACAAGTCCCTACACTTGAATTGCTCGAAATTATATCTTCAAAACTCAATCTAAGAGTTTCAGAATATAACAAAATGTTAGAGAGCTATGAGTGTTCTTTATATGGTACTCATATCATCGAAAGCAGAAAGATTATCCATAATATATTAAGTTACTATGTCCATAATAAGGATTATTCTTATGATATTACTCTAAGACCAGACAACAATATGTTTTTTTCAGAATTGCAAAAATCAACAATCCTACCTCTTAGCTCAAAAAATGAGGTTATACTTGCAATTTGTAAATTGCTAGAAATGGTTAAAAATACAAAAACAAAAACAACAATAAAAATCATTCTGCAACCAGAAATGACTGAGATAATGAACCTTTTATCATCGTTATTAAAAGATTTAAAACAAAGTAGCAAAGATATCACCATCGAACATATTATACGTTTTAGAAGCACTTTTTTAGATTCTAATAAATGCTATAACCTTAAAATATTAGAGACATTGCTGCCTCTTGCTAGCTATCAAAATATTTACAAAACTTACTATACAATGGCACCTGGTTATTCTGACGGACATCATGAGTTTTTGCCAGCATTAGTATGTATGAATAATGAAATGGCTATCACTATTTCATCTGATTGTCAAAAAGGCATATTCTATTCTAATGGTTTATCAGAGGTTATAGATGTGTTAATAGATGAGTATGACAAAGTAAAAACCGACTGTTTACCTTTATTTATCAATACAAAAGATGAAATAACATTTTCGTCGTATCTACTGGAATTTGAGCAAAACATCAGTGCAGACAGTTATATTCTACAACCTGAAAACTGTTTTCTTTCATTTCCTACAGAAATTATAAAGAATAAATGCAGTGAAATTAATGCTCCAAAACAATTCGCAGATCTTTTAATAGACAGAAAAAAAATATTCGAAAGTAGGCTGAAGAATAATACAGTTGTTGAAATCATACCATTAAAGGCACTTGATAGCTTTGTAAAAAAGAGAAAATATCTTTTGCTTGGTGAAATTGTTCTTAATATCGAAGAAATAAGTTCTATACTTGAAAATCTATTATACTATATCGAAAAGAAAAACAACTACTTTCTCTACTTGATGAAAGATAATAATGAATTTACATCAATTAAGTCGTCTTTTTATATATTAGGCGAAGAATTGTTATATATCATACCTTCTTATGCAAACTACGAAACATCTGATAATACAATTATTCGAGAAAGTGAAATAATAAGAAGTTTTAAAGATTTTCTAAGATCATATTTTAAAAAGAATAATTCAATCATTTGTCAAAAAGAAGTAGCTGATATCATACGCAAAAAAATTAATGATCTTAAATAA
- a CDS encoding Type 1 glutamine amidotransferase-like domain-containing protein — protein MIVLNGGSYYPQSKDIDKEWISRIKKDDLIIFIPSATTRSQVEYYEFFRKQMLIYGLINVEYVDLYKDWKRVSDAKVIYIAGGNTYKLMDIMNKSGFSQYLIKEHKEKIIIGNSAGAVVLGKSIETSNDSDIIGLDNKKGLNIVDFSVCPHYNEDKKDRLNNLSKMLKHRVIGLTEKSGLIIDNDNKKEINCIEEFNGIRI, from the coding sequence ATGATTGTTTTAAATGGGGGATCATATTATCCACAATCAAAGGATATAGATAAAGAATGGATATCAAGGATAAAAAAAGACGATTTAATCATATTTATACCTTCAGCAACAACACGCTCACAAGTGGAGTATTATGAATTTTTTAGGAAACAGATGCTTATATATGGATTGATTAATGTAGAGTATGTTGATTTATATAAGGATTGGAAAAGAGTTTCTGATGCTAAAGTCATATATATAGCTGGTGGTAATACGTATAAGCTTATGGATATAATGAATAAATCAGGATTTTCACAATATTTAATTAAAGAACACAAAGAAAAAATAATAATTGGCAATAGTGCGGGTGCAGTTGTACTTGGCAAAAGCATTGAAACATCTAATGATAGTGACATAATAGGACTTGATAATAAAAAAGGTCTAAATATAGTTGATTTCTCAGTATGTCCACATTATAATGAGGATAAAAAAGATAGGCTTAATAATTTGTCCAAGATGCTAAAACATAGAGTAATAGGACTAACAGAAAAATCTGGGTTAATAATTGATAATGATAATAAAAAAGAGATTAACTGTATAGAAGAATTCAATGGAATACGCATTTAG
- a CDS encoding acyl-CoA dehydratase activase, translating into MYSIGIDSGSVATKAVLFNGEVVDYIISPTGWNPKESSKNIYKEILEKNKIYKSQIVNVIGTGYGRISMDFIDKAITEITCHAKGMHYLNTDTRTILDIGGQDSKVINIDENGNVIDFFMNDKCAAGTGRFLQVMAVTLGIDIEKIDEEIDINKKAQKISSMCTVFAESEVVSLLAQGMDKASIFLGILESIGDRASTMLHRINLNAEISFSGGVAKSNLIKKIIEKKIKKEIYVPYNSQIIGALGAAVKGYKID; encoded by the coding sequence TTGTATTCAATTGGAATAGATTCAGGTTCAGTAGCCACAAAGGCAGTATTATTTAATGGGGAAGTAGTAGATTATATAATAAGTCCTACAGGCTGGAATCCAAAAGAGAGTTCTAAAAATATTTATAAAGAGATATTAGAAAAAAATAAAATCTATAAAAGCCAGATAGTAAACGTAATAGGTACTGGTTATGGTAGAATTTCTATGGATTTCATAGATAAAGCAATAACAGAAATTACTTGTCATGCAAAAGGAATGCATTATTTAAACACTGATACTAGAACCATATTAGATATTGGCGGTCAAGACAGTAAAGTTATAAATATTGATGAGAACGGGAATGTAATAGATTTTTTTATGAATGATAAATGTGCTGCGGGTACAGGACGTTTTTTACAAGTAATGGCAGTAACACTAGGCATTGATATTGAAAAAATTGATGAAGAGATAGACATTAATAAAAAAGCACAAAAAATATCTAGTATGTGTACTGTTTTTGCTGAATCAGAAGTTGTAAGTTTGTTAGCTCAGGGTATGGATAAAGCAAGTATATTTCTAGGAATATTAGAGTCAATTGGAGACAGAGCATCTACTATGTTGCATAGAATAAATCTTAATGCAGAAATAAGTTTTAGTGGTGGTGTAGCGAAAAGTAATCTCATTAAAAAAATTATAGAAAAGAAGATAAAAAAAGAAATATATGTGCCTTATAATTCGCAAATTATAGGAGCATTAGGGGCAGCAGTAAAAGGGTATAAAATCGATTGA
- a CDS encoding DUF7309 domain-containing protein — MEYSLYEKQKNTNTKINEKLLGGFKYWLLEAGLTSKTVQNHVGNVEFYINEFLTYYEVITADAGWSEIDMFFSDWLIRKTFATEYTIKKNITSLKKFYKFLYEENIIEKKDYDLFLETIKKNKESWIKVANQYNDNVEYLAYEDDYNNNNIETEYDIVKVKSLFEAVKKFSQLKPWKDFGNTDVFGIKFHDEEDIFFCSILGYAGEAFGLSIYKGLEGIESYFKLLDSKYDLEEEMIHVMDTCTLYFDDRKDIEKEDYELIQMSGITFNGKKQWPSFRVFKPGFTPRLINPKELNLLERIFSVINDYIIDLKENYDKASLLQYGKCNVREYSLDNTYTDVVYSYSELHEKNERVIEIPINYNELQVRRIKKTCKIIDDIWEIDSFYHIMPVEENEEIYFPSIFLTASVNMEIIVGYSLTHPYNIAENAQNYLLSLFSDNKIIPKRIILSDEKIYMYLDDIFEKLDIPVDVVDKLNVIPNIKKELFNDILNDEIEN; from the coding sequence ATGGAATACAGTTTATATGAGAAACAAAAAAATACCAACACGAAAATAAATGAAAAACTCCTTGGGGGTTTTAAATATTGGTTATTGGAAGCAGGTTTAACCTCTAAAACAGTACAAAATCATGTTGGAAATGTAGAGTTTTATATTAACGAATTTTTGACATATTATGAAGTGATAACTGCTGATGCAGGGTGGTCAGAGATAGATATGTTTTTCAGTGATTGGCTTATAAGAAAAACATTTGCTACAGAATATACAATAAAGAAAAATATAACTTCACTAAAAAAATTTTATAAGTTCTTATATGAAGAAAATATCATAGAAAAAAAGGATTATGATTTATTTTTAGAGACTATTAAAAAGAATAAAGAATCATGGATTAAAGTAGCTAATCAGTATAATGATAATGTTGAATATTTAGCATATGAAGATGATTACAACAATAATAACATAGAAACAGAATACGATATAGTAAAAGTAAAGTCATTATTTGAAGCAGTAAAAAAGTTTTCTCAACTAAAGCCTTGGAAAGATTTTGGAAACACAGATGTATTTGGGATTAAATTTCATGATGAAGAAGATATTTTTTTCTGTAGTATACTTGGATATGCTGGAGAGGCATTTGGATTATCTATTTATAAAGGTTTAGAAGGAATAGAAAGCTATTTTAAATTACTAGATAGCAAATATGATTTAGAAGAAGAAATGATTCACGTAATGGATACATGTACACTTTACTTTGACGATAGAAAGGATATTGAAAAAGAAGACTATGAATTAATTCAAATGTCGGGAATTACTTTTAATGGGAAAAAACAATGGCCGTCTTTTAGAGTTTTCAAACCTGGTTTTACTCCAAGATTAATAAATCCAAAGGAATTAAATTTATTAGAACGAATTTTTAGTGTAATAAATGATTATATAATAGATCTAAAAGAAAACTATGATAAGGCTTCATTATTACAATATGGAAAGTGCAATGTTAGAGAATATTCTCTAGATAATACCTATACAGATGTTGTATATAGCTATTCAGAGTTACATGAAAAAAATGAAAGAGTAATAGAAATCCCAATTAACTATAATGAATTGCAAGTAAGACGAATAAAGAAAACATGTAAAATAATAGATGATATTTGGGAAATAGATTCTTTTTATCATATAATGCCAGTAGAGGAGAATGAAGAGATTTACTTTCCATCAATATTTTTAACCGCAAGTGTAAATATGGAGATCATAGTTGGCTATTCACTGACACATCCATATAATATAGCTGAGAACGCTCAGAATTATTTATTATCGTTATTTAGTGACAATAAAATAATACCAAAAAGAATCATTCTTTCAGATGAAAAAATCTATATGTATTTAGATGACATTTTTGAAAAACTTGATATTCCTGTTGATGTAGTAGACAAATTAAATGTGATACCAAATATTAAAAAGGAATTATTTAATGATATTTTAAATGATGAGATAGAAAATTAA
- a CDS encoding DUF3343 domain-containing protein yields the protein MYSYILFPNHNNGLLMEKVLKKNRIKYTISPTPRELSVCCGISIMIKKEDKERVEKLIQATPNLKTEGIHSLKMKKKKKFINI from the coding sequence ATGTATTCATACATTCTATTTCCAAATCATAATAACGGCTTACTAATGGAAAAAGTACTGAAAAAGAACAGAATAAAATATACAATATCACCAACTCCAAGAGAACTAAGTGTGTGTTGTGGTATATCCATAATGATAAAAAAAGAAGACAAAGAAAGAGTTGAAAAATTAATACAAGCAACCCCTAATTTAAAAACCGAAGGAATTCATAGTTTAAAGATGAAAAAAAAGAAAAAATTCATCAATATATAG
- a CDS encoding double-cubane-cluster-containing anaerobic reductase — MADYKQLWSSLDIDLEKHDQLCEVLPEFYSEVYMSQENRPEGMNYFNMVISEIHGLRIKEINEGKKDNKKVVGTFCVFVPDEIITAAGGVSVGLCAGSDFWHPDGEKIVPKNTCPLVKAAVGAYFGKTCPYFQSCDLIVGETTCDAKKKAWEIFSEEIDTHVMELPQMKREKNKQQWKEEVELFKEKMEQVTGNTITEDVLYERIKIHNKKRKVLKRLYDFRKLDNSPISGKDTLLITQIAFYDDPERFIEMTEKLCDELDERVKKGIGVYKKDAPRLLITGTPMAVPNWKMHHIIETSGAAVVAEETCTGTKYFKNLISEESKDMDGMIKNIADKYIKTNCAVFTPNTDRIDDIVSLYKEYNADGVIYYTLPFCTCYASEFRSVKEALEKEGIPVIMIETGYGLEDAGQIKTRLEAFLEMIEG; from the coding sequence ATGGCAGATTACAAACAATTGTGGAGTTCGTTAGATATTGACTTAGAAAAACATGATCAACTTTGTGAAGTTTTACCAGAGTTTTATAGCGAAGTATACATGTCACAAGAAAACAGACCTGAAGGAATGAATTATTTTAATATGGTTATTTCAGAAATACATGGTTTAAGAATTAAAGAAATAAATGAAGGAAAAAAAGATAATAAAAAAGTAGTAGGAACATTTTGTGTATTTGTACCAGACGAAATAATAACAGCAGCAGGAGGAGTAAGTGTTGGGCTTTGTGCAGGTTCGGATTTTTGGCATCCAGATGGTGAAAAAATAGTTCCTAAAAATACTTGTCCATTAGTGAAAGCAGCTGTAGGAGCTTATTTTGGTAAAACATGTCCATACTTTCAATCATGTGATTTAATAGTAGGGGAAACAACTTGTGATGCAAAGAAAAAAGCATGGGAAATTTTTAGCGAAGAAATAGATACTCATGTAATGGAATTACCACAAATGAAAAGAGAAAAGAACAAGCAACAATGGAAAGAAGAAGTTGAATTATTCAAAGAAAAAATGGAGCAAGTCACTGGTAACACTATAACAGAAGATGTTTTATATGAAAGAATAAAAATTCATAATAAAAAGAGAAAAGTACTTAAAAGATTATATGATTTTAGAAAACTAGATAATTCACCGATAAGCGGAAAAGATACACTACTTATAACACAAATAGCTTTTTATGATGATCCAGAGAGATTTATAGAAATGACAGAAAAGCTATGTGATGAATTAGACGAAAGAGTGAAAAAAGGTATAGGAGTATACAAAAAAGATGCTCCAAGACTTCTTATTACTGGTACACCTATGGCTGTTCCTAACTGGAAAATGCATCATATTATTGAAACAAGTGGAGCTGCTGTTGTAGCGGAAGAAACATGTACAGGAACAAAATATTTTAAAAATTTAATTTCAGAAGAAAGTAAAGACATGGATGGTATGATTAAAAACATAGCAGATAAATATATCAAAACAAACTGTGCAGTATTTACGCCAAATACTGATAGGATTGATGACATTGTAAGCTTGTATAAAGAATATAATGCAGATGGAGTAATATACTATACTCTACCATTTTGTACCTGTTATGCTAGTGAGTTTAGAAGTGTTAAAGAAGCACTAGAAAAAGAAGGAATACCTGTTATAATGATAGAAACAGGGTATGGATTAGAAGATGCAGGTCAAATTAAGACAAGGTTAGAAGCATTCTTAGAAATGATAGAAGGTTAG
- a CDS encoding AraC family transcriptional regulator — protein sequence MDFIQNLQRAIDYMEEHILEPITYEDVAKHVYMSSYHFHRTFSLVTGITANKYIRNRRLSMAGQELTISDVKVIDIALKYGYDSPESFTKAFYRFHGIAPNVARRAGMKLKSFNRLLIKIKVEGGTVMDYRIEKREAFKLLAKVAKFRNESISEEGNTEIPDFWKECGENGTFDVLKQNTTKHDTYGACAPISKESTHFDYGIGMEFSGGNVPEGYTIWEVKPTVWAVFKCIGETGDCIGETWEKIFSEFLPGSEYSIIDDTDFELYSQDNDADCFCEIWVPVEKKK from the coding sequence ATGGATTTTATTCAAAACTTGCAGAGAGCAATCGACTATATGGAAGAGCATATATTAGAACCTATTACATATGAAGATGTTGCAAAACATGTATACATGTCAAGTTATCATTTTCATAGGACATTTAGTTTAGTTACGGGTATTACAGCAAATAAATATATCAGGAATAGAAGATTATCTATGGCTGGGCAGGAACTCACTATATCTGATGTAAAGGTAATTGATATTGCTTTAAAATATGGTTATGATTCGCCAGAAAGTTTTACAAAGGCATTTTACAGATTTCATGGTATTGCGCCGAATGTGGCGAGGCGTGCAGGTATGAAATTAAAGTCTTTTAATCGTCTTCTTATTAAAATAAAAGTGGAAGGTGGTACTGTTATGGACTATAGGATTGAAAAACGAGAAGCATTTAAATTATTGGCTAAGGTTGCAAAGTTTAGAAATGAATCGATTTCAGAAGAGGGAAATACTGAAATTCCAGACTTTTGGAAAGAATGTGGCGAAAATGGCACATTTGATGTTCTCAAACAAAACACTACTAAGCATGATACTTATGGAGCTTGTGCACCAATATCAAAAGAAAGTACACATTTTGACTATGGCATAGGTATGGAATTTAGTGGTGGTAATGTACCGGAGGGATATACCATATGGGAGGTAAAACCTACAGTATGGGCCGTATTTAAATGTATTGGGGAAACCGGAGATTGTATAGGTGAAACATGGGAAAAAATCTTTTCAGAGTTTCTTCCTGGTTCAGAGTATAGTATTATTGATGATACTGATTTTGAATTGTACTCACAAGATAATGATGCAGATTGTTTTTGTGAAATATGGGTTCCTGTTGAGAAAAAGAAATAA